The proteins below come from a single Rhizobium tropici CIAT 899 genomic window:
- a CDS encoding AraC family transcriptional regulator, producing MQSGNGTLHDDVAGQIFEGLERLCVTPESNRILSAPAYPGIERIQAQFRGDAFELHRHDTYALGVTMRGVQTFRYRGEQRYSLPGRVIILHPDELHDGGAATEDGLVYRMLYLEPSVLFQCLEAARVGLPFVDDPVVEDNRLAGLLLAALGELDRELDELFVDDFVSRLTDGLVQHARLPQRPLGSIAWGQVKTARDYLEAHVTRGVRSQELERITGLDRFALARHFRAAFATSPHRFLLMRRLQQAKAMIGAGEPIAEVAAATGFADQSHLTRHFKKAFGVAPGAWNTMVQRTV from the coding sequence ATGCAGTCTGGAAATGGGACATTGCACGACGATGTAGCCGGACAGATATTCGAGGGTCTTGAACGTTTGTGCGTGACGCCGGAGAGCAATCGCATACTGTCCGCGCCTGCCTATCCGGGCATCGAACGCATCCAGGCGCAGTTTCGTGGCGATGCCTTCGAACTACACCGGCACGATACTTATGCGCTTGGCGTCACCATGCGCGGCGTGCAGACGTTCCGCTATCGCGGCGAACAGCGCTACAGCCTGCCCGGGCGGGTGATCATTCTTCATCCGGACGAACTGCATGACGGCGGGGCCGCGACCGAGGACGGCCTCGTATACCGGATGCTGTATCTGGAACCATCGGTACTGTTTCAATGCCTTGAGGCGGCGCGTGTCGGCCTGCCTTTCGTCGATGACCCCGTGGTGGAAGACAATCGTCTCGCCGGCTTGTTGCTGGCGGCGCTTGGTGAGCTCGATCGCGAGCTGGATGAGCTCTTCGTTGACGATTTCGTCTCGCGGCTCACCGACGGACTTGTCCAGCACGCCCGTTTGCCGCAACGGCCTTTGGGTAGCATTGCCTGGGGGCAGGTGAAGACTGCGCGGGACTATCTCGAGGCGCATGTCACGCGAGGTGTGCGCTCGCAGGAACTTGAGCGCATCACCGGTCTCGATCGCTTTGCGCTAGCGCGGCATTTCCGTGCCGCCTTTGCAACAAGCCCGCATCGGTTCCTGCTGATGCGCCGGCTGCAGCAGGCAAAGGCGATGATCGGCGCGGGAGAGCCGATCGCGGAAGTGGCCGCCGCAACCGGGTTTGCCGATCAGAGCCATCTCACCCGGCATTTCAAGAAGGCGTTCGGCGTTGCTCCAGGTGCCTGGAACACTATGGTCCAAAGAACCGTTTAG
- a CDS encoding DUF2000 family protein yields the protein MFDTKIAIVLRSDLQSWQKLNVTAFLSTGIAGQHPDIIGEAYRDRTGNVYNALSIQPIIVLSADKESITAIHRRSLERGVTSSIFIEEMFSTGHDTANRAVFSEFAPEDAKVVGIALRADKKIVDKITKGASMHA from the coding sequence ATGTTCGATACCAAAATCGCGATCGTTCTGCGAAGCGACCTTCAATCCTGGCAAAAGCTGAATGTAACGGCCTTCCTGTCGACAGGCATTGCCGGACAACATCCCGATATTATCGGCGAAGCCTATCGCGATCGCACGGGCAACGTCTACAACGCTTTGTCGATCCAGCCCATCATCGTGCTCTCGGCCGACAAGGAGAGCATTACCGCCATCCACCGCCGCTCGCTGGAGCGTGGCGTCACGTCTTCCATCTTCATCGAGGAAATGTTTTCAACCGGCCATGATACGGCCAACCGCGCCGTCTTTTCCGAATTCGCGCCCGAGGACGCCAAGGTCGTCGGCATCGCCTTGCGCGCGGACAAGAAAATCGTCGACAAGATCACTAAGGGCGCCAGCATGCACGCGTGA
- a CDS encoding OmpA family protein gives MIKRIAILALAAAFLNACTTTDPYTGEQKVSNTAGGAAIGAGVGAVAGLLIGHSPASRRNAALIGAGVGALAGAGIGNYMDQQESELRAQLQGTGVSVTRVGDRIILNMPSAITFDIDQDAIKPEFFPTLNSVAIVLRKFNRTLIDVNGHTDSTGSLQHNQDLSERRAGSVASYLGSQGIDQRRMSAIGFGPSQPVATNATEAGRAQNRRVEIQIAPITQNG, from the coding sequence ATGATAAAGAGAATTGCCATTCTTGCCCTAGCGGCAGCATTTTTGAACGCATGCACGACCACCGATCCGTATACGGGTGAGCAGAAAGTTTCCAACACGGCCGGCGGTGCGGCGATCGGTGCCGGTGTCGGCGCGGTCGCCGGCCTTCTGATCGGCCATTCGCCGGCCTCGCGCCGCAATGCCGCGCTGATCGGCGCAGGCGTCGGTGCGCTCGCAGGTGCGGGCATCGGCAACTACATGGACCAGCAGGAATCCGAACTGCGTGCGCAGCTGCAGGGCACCGGCGTTTCGGTCACCCGCGTCGGCGACCGCATCATCCTCAACATGCCGTCGGCAATCACCTTCGACATCGACCAGGATGCGATCAAGCCGGAATTCTTCCCGACGCTCAATTCCGTCGCGATCGTTTTGCGCAAGTTCAACCGTACGCTGATCGACGTCAACGGCCATACGGATTCGACTGGCAGCCTGCAGCATAACCAGGATCTGTCCGAACGTCGCGCCGGATCGGTTGCCTCCTACCTCGGCAGCCAGGGTATCGACCAGCGCCGTATGTCGGCTATCGGCTTCGGTCCATCGCAGCCGGTTGCAACGAACGCAACGGAGGCCGGTCGCGCACAGAACCGCCGCGTCGAGATCCAGATCGCACCGATCACGCAGAACGGCTAA